Part of the Aquimarina sp. MAR_2010_214 genome is shown below.
TTATTTAAACTAGAACAACTATATAACAGGTCTATTTTTTTTATTAAAAACTATAGATCGCATTTAGTCTTTTCACACACTCATGATCTGTGATGTAAAAGTAAATTAAATATTATAAAGTATTCAAAATAATGAGCTCTGAGTTAAGAATTAGTAATCTTTTGCTTAAAAACCGTATTTATTATTTTCACGTTTCTTTTTTTTGTATTTTACCTATAATTTGAAAACAATGGTAGAATTATTTTTGTTTTTCAGTATAAATATTGTAATTCTTTCTTCACACAAACAATTAAGAGGAGTTCTATAATTATCAAATGAGAAAACAATTACACATATATGCACTTCTATTTTCTATGTCTTTTATTGGGTTTGCGCAAAATGGCCCAGGAGGAGTAGGAACATCTGATGGAACCTCTTCTTTAAGGGTATGGCTAAAATCCGATGACATAGATGCTGATGGTGATAATACCGATAACCCTATTAATGGAACCGCAGTATCCACCTGGTCTGATAATAGTGGTAATACCAATAATTTTACCCAGGCGGGAGCAAATCGGCCAACTTATAATACAACAGGAACTTTTAATGCTGTTAACTTTAATTCTGGTTTGGCTGCTGCGCAATTTATGAACGGTACCATAACGGGATCTTTTACTAATGCAAGTGCTTATTTTGTAATAAACCCTGTTAATACAGGTAATTCTCATTCTTTATTTGATAACACAACTGCTTCTTTACGAGTAGAACAATGGTTTAATACGAGTAGAGTTGGTTTTACTCGTTATGGAGTTGCAGATTATGCTACTACAATAGCTTCTCCATTTGGTATAAACAGTATAATATCATACCATAAAGCAGGAGGATCGACGAATCTTAATGTAAGAGTAAATGCTGCAACACAAGTTTTAAATATAGGCTCTACTACAGCAGGTATTCCTTATGACAGAATTGGTAGAAATTCTAATGGTGCTGATGAAGCAAGTGGAGATTTTTTAGAAATCTTACTATATAACAACAGCCTTAATACTGCACAAACTATCATTGTAGACAACTACTTAAGTGCCAAATATGGAAGTATTCTAATCCCTATAAATGTGTATAATGAAGATGATATAGCAGCGGGGAATTATGACCATGATGTTGCGGGGATAGGAAGAGTTGATGCGGCTAATCTTCATAATGATTCTCAAGGAACCGGTATCATAAGGATATTAAACCCATCTGGATTGGGTAATAATGAATTCCTGATGTGGGGGCATGATAATGGAGACCTACTTTTAAACAATGTAACAGATATACCTACTAGCATACAGTCGAGGTTAGATCGAGTATGGAGAGTAAGTGAAGTCAGTACATTAGGAGCACCAGTCGATGTAGGAAGCGTTGATGTTAGGTTTGATCTAACAGGACTTAGCGGTATTGCCACATCGTATTTAATGCTTCTGGTAGATACCGATAATGATGGCTTGTTTAATGACGAAACTCCAATTTATGGAGCTACATCTCTTGGGGGTAATATTTATAGTTTTACAGGAATAACAGCATTATCTGATAATGTAAGATTTACTCTGGCAACAGCTATACGTAAAGTGATAACCAATAGAAATATTACATATCGAGTTAATAGAAACTAAAGAAATAATCTATGGTATAAAAGCAAATTAAATAGTACAACATATACTGTAGAATATAGTATAGTAGTAATTATTATTTTACACATAGTTTCTTTGCAAATACTAATTATTTACCAGTCTTAAAACCGTTTTTATTGACACTAACTTCCAATTCTTTAGTCTCTACAGGAGTTTCAGAGAAGCTTTGTTGTTCTGAATGTGTTTTAAGTTGAATCTGAAGAGTATCGCTTCCATTATATTTAAGTGAATCTATTATAATTCTATCTCCTAAAAAATAAGAATCAATCTGCCTAATTGTTTTATCTTCATAATCTAAAACAAACATACCTATATAATTAAAAATACCTGATCCCTGATTTGAAACTTTGAAAGGAACCATAAAATATTGTTCATTTTCAGAAGATTGATTTAAGGTTGTTATTTTTAAATAATCGACAACAACTTCTCCTCGTTCGTTTCCATCAACATAAATGCCTTTTACCACATGTAAAGAATCTGTATCAACTTCTGAAATCTTACATTTAGCATTTGTTTCAGGAATAGTAATAACCCAATCATTAGACGTTTTTAAATTAAATAACTTTAATAAAACTTCAGATTGCGAAGATGTGTTTTCATCCTTACAACTTTGTGTTATAGCTATTATCATAATAAGGATAATTACTCTACCCGTTCTAACTCTTCTTTCTTTGACCATATATTATATCTATTATTTTATTTATTAACGTCTTGTAGTACCCACTCAAGGTTTTTATCTATCCCATTTTTTGTTTCGATATAAACATCTGGTTTTATCCCAAAACCATCAGGTTCTACTGTATGAGGTGCATTTATTTTCATTAACCCTACTCTCATATTTATTTTAGAATTAGGAAGTTCTATATATGCAAAAAACCCTGCAATTGTACCATTATATGCTCCACCTGTTTCTTCTCCCACAAAAGTAGCGCGTTTGGTAGCTTTTAGATGAGTAGATAAAATACTGCTTGCAGAAAAACTTTCCCCATCTATTAATACATAAATTTTACCGGTATACGAATTTGATTTAGGTTTTCTGAGTTTACTATATTTAAATTTAAAATAAGGATCTCCATTTTCTTTTTTAACCTTAAAAAACTGGTATGTTGTTAATACCGGGGAGAATAATATAGCTCCGGTTTTTCCGATCCAGGATTTAGTATGAAAAATCGGATATAAAAAACTTAGCCGTTTGGTCATTTTTGCCTTTTCAATAAACACATACTCTTTATCAGTCAAATAAGAATAGAGCTCTTCTATTTCTGCTAATCTACCTCCCAGATTTCCTCTTAAATCTATAATGAGGTTTTTACTAGTTGCAGAATCTATTTTTGAGAAGCTTTCTTCATAAAAATCTTTATAATTTCCGTTCGTAAAACTTCTTATTTTTATATAAGCGATAGCAGAAGTACTATCTGTTGTTATAAATTTAAAATTTCTATTATATTCTTTTTTGTATGTATCAAAGCCATATTTATTGTGCCGTTTACGCACCGCTTTATTCTTTTTCCTGGCTATTTTTTTATCTGCTTTGCTTTGTTTTACTACTGGTACAGTTATGGTGTCTTTTTTTACGGTTTTTTTCTTTTTACTATATCCGGCATGTACATAACGAGAATAAATACTATCTCCCGCTTTTAACTTCACTAGCACACTATCTTTTTGCTGATGTGTTCTGGCATAAAGCACTCCAAAACCATGACCAGTATACTTTGGGATAAATGTTCTATTATAGCCATCACCCGTATGTAGTTTTTGAAAAGACAGCAATAGATCACTTGTTTTCTCATGATCAACACTCAATATCTCTGAACCCACTGCGAGGGTATCATTTTTCTCGTAATTCTTTTCGACATATATCTTATTGTCAACACTATGAAAAGCTAATGATTTAAAAGGATAGCTTCTTCTACCTTTCATTTTTTTCTCTTTTTTTGTTTGCTTTTTATAAGGAGGATAGATTGCTGTATGTCCCTGTCGTATACTAGCAATTACTGGGGCTAATCGTTTATAAAATGCAATGCTGGATATAGGTTTCTTTATATTTTTCTTTAGTGTGTTTATTTTTTCATCCAATGAATCCTTACTTATATACCAATATAAATCCGGATGTAGTTTTTGTAATTTATGATATATAAAATCTATATCATCGTGTATTTCTCCTGGGCTATGAAGTTCGCTAATTTGTTGATTATACTTTTTAACTGAAGAACAAGCTGTTAACGAGATTGTTAATACACACAAAAATAACTTTCTAATCATAAAGACTTGATTTTAGATTTGAATTTATACCACCAAATGCATGCCACAATTATTGTATTATGGATTCATCACAATAATTCTGTTTTTTTACTGCGTTATTTGCTTTCTGTAGAAAAGTCAGAAGAGCTTTCTGTCATTTTGGATTATTAAGTATAACCAATGCCGCTATTACTCCTGGCACCCAACCGCAAATAGTTAACAACAATACTATTACGACAGATCCACAACCTTTATCTAATACTGATAACGGTGGAAAAAAAATAGCCAATATAACTCTCCAGATACTCATAGTTTGTAATGTAAAATAAATTAAATGTTATACTTATAAGTAGACGACAATTTTATTATGTTACAATATTACTGTAAAATTAATTTCTATATTTTTAACTTGGCTTGAAAATTAAAAACAATGAAACAAGCAATAACAAGTTTTGAAAATATTTAAATGCATGAAATTACCATTTCTAATACTATACTTTATTGTATTGATCAGTCCCAAAATACTTTTGGCGCAATATGAATTTTCTGGCTATGTCGATAAAAAAAACTGGTCGGGAGATATTTATCTATCATTGATAGAGGACTACAGGAAGTTATCAGGGGTTTATCCCGAACAGATTATTCAGAAAACGGTAAGTGACTCCATGGGATATTTTAGCTTTTCGGGAGATAATCTTCCTTTGCAAAACCATATGTACAGGATTCATATAGAAGGATGTTCTGAAGATGAAAAAAAGCCAATTCATTTTAATGGGTTTTGTCCTTATAGTAAAGAAGTTCTATTTATTGCAAATAACACAGATGCTCTTACCTTACCTTTTTCTTTTGATAATGAAATGTTTTGTAAAATTGTTTCGAATAACGAAAAAAGTAATGCTTTTATCAAGGTCGACTCTATCATAGGTGAAATGCGTTTTGCCTTTGCTTCATATAGAAGTGAAGCCAATCGTAAGATCAATGAAAAAAAGTGGTTTGCTACACTACAACGTTTTGTAAAAGATCAAAATGAACCACTCACAGAGCTTTATGTTTATGCTTTTTTATCAGATAAAGCCAATAATTTATATGCTCATTATCTTGAAGATCTAAAGCAAAATGTATACTATGATAACCTATTAGAACGATTACAAAAAAAATACCCCAGTAGTACATATACCAAACGATATGAAGCAGAATTAGCTTCAGATAAATTTATGATTAGCCCCAGGGAAGTTTCATATAAAAACTTGTGGCTATGGATAGTGTTGGCATGTGCTATAGTACTTAATATTTTTCAATTTCTGAACTACCGAAAAAAGGTAAAAACGTCTCATAATTCTGAAAAAAATCTTACACAGCAAGAACAAAAAGTATTAGACCTTATCCTTGATGATAAGACTAATAAAGAGATTGCTTCTACCATGTTTGTGAGTATAAGCACTATAAAAACTCACATCAACAATCTGTATAAAAAACTTGACGTGAGCTCAAGAGATGAAGTTAAATCATTGAATATGAAGAAGTAATAAAAAATCCACCTGGGGTCTAGTCCCCTTTTCAAACCTATTTTTATTGATTTTGTTCTCTTATGTTTTCATTTTTGGTATTGCTATCAAAATCAAAATAAATGAACAAAACAACGATTACACTACTACTCTATACTATATTTTTATGCAATCTAAATGGGCAAACCAGTTCTGTTCTGGTTCCTAAAAACACAAGACTACCTAAAGATTCGATCATAACCAATACGCTAATTAAATCATTAGGCGGGTTTCTTAATTTAAAAGAAGGACTCAATAGGGAGAATACATTTGTTTTACCTCAAAATTTATTAGAAACCTCAATTTTACTTGATGAAATAAAAAACATTGAGAAAAGTACCAAATTTAAAAACGAAAAATTTTATAAGTGCTATTTAAATAATATTATCAAAATCAATGAAACAGAATATTTAATTCAGTTTTATTACCTCGGCCTACATAAAACTGAACCTATTTTAAGAGCAAATTATAGTATAATGGCTCAAGAGAGGGATGGCCAATTTTACTTCTATTCTCCACTAAAAAGGAATACAGTATCCTGGCAAACAAAAAAAATAAAGAATACCACTTTTTATTTCAAGAATGATTTCGAATTACCCAAAGCAATAGCATACACTTCGAAGATTGCAGAATACGATAATATATTAAATATCCCAGAACAACCAATGGAATTCTATTGTGCTGAAAATTTTAATGAGGTCATGAAACTAATTGGTGTAGATTTCAAATTAGATTATAATGGGTATAGTCATAATTCTATTGAAGCCTATGAAAACGGTAATAGTCTAATCATTAACGGCGTTATTGCATCTAATTATAGAGATTTTGACCCTCATGACCTATGGCACAGCAGAGTACGAAAAATACTGCCTGCAAATAAGATATATAAACCTGTTGATGAAGGTTGTGCTTTTTTATATGGAGGTAGTTGGGGCTATAGTTGGGAAGAAATTCTTCAAAAATTCAAACGATTTGTGCTTTCCAATCCTGATGCTAACTGGTTAACTCTTTATAATGAGAACAAAAATTATGGCAACGAAAAAAATAAGGCATTACGAGTAGACTACACACTCAATGCATTACTAGTTAAAGAATTATACAAAGAGAAAGATTTTTCTGTAATCCTAAAATTACTGAGTTGTGGCAAAAAAAACGAAGACTATTTTCGTGTTCTAAAAGAAGTAACTGGTATAACAAAAAGTAGTTTTAATAACTATATGTCTACACTGATTAAACAAATTAAATAATTATCAGAATACTAGCCCCTCTCCCGGTAAGCTAATAAAGTACCATTTAATATGAGATAGGTTTAATATCTCTTATCTAAAAATAATGTTTTAATAATTTTAAAAATCGAAATCATGAAAAAAGAATTCCTAATCTTAGCTAGCCTACTTGTAATGGCTGTAGTATCTTGTAAGGATGATGCTACCAAAAAGATAAACGTAGAAAACGTTACCGTTTCTGAAAATCGAGATACAAAAATCTCAGATTTTCCGGTAATGGCTTTTACAGAAACCAATCACAATTTCGGAGCTATTAATGAAGGTGATATTGTAGAACATAAATTTACCTTTACTAATACCGGTAAAGCTCCATTGGTTATTATAAGTGCCAAAGGTAGTTGTGGTTGTACTGTTTCTAAGTGGCCAAAGGAACCCATTGCTCCGGGAGCAACAGGAGATATGATGGTTACTTTTAACTCTAATGGTAAACCCAATCTACAAAACAAACAAGTAACAATTACCGCAAATACCGAAAAAGGCAAAGAGATACTTAAAATCAAAGCCATGGTTACTCCTAGAATCAAGGCTGTAAGCGGAGCTCCTATAAGCAAATAGACTAGTCGTAACATTGTAATCGATTAGTTCTCGATAAGAGAGAAACAATTCTTAAACCTTAAATCTCCTCCTGATGGGAGGAGATTATATATGCCTTATTTACAACAATAATAAACACCTTCTTAACATGAAAACAATCATATGTGTCATTACATCCATGATTTTATCCATAATCACGCTTTCTGCTCAATCTTTTAATCATGAGATCAAAGCAGAAGGAAGCTCTCCTATGCTTCTTGGTAAAATCAATAATCAGGGATTAACACAAGATCCGTATAATGAGTGGTTCTCAAAAAACTATAAAGAATACACTCCAAAACAGAGTAGTATAGACTCCTTAAAAACACATTTATCCTCGTATACGATTACCCTTTTTATGGGTACCTGGTGCGGAGATAGCAAACGTGAGGTCCCTCGTTTATACAAAATATTAAAAGAAAGTAATTTCCCATTAGATCGACTCACCACTATAGCTGTAGATCGAAGTCGGGAGGCGTATAAACAAAGTCCAGGAGGAGAACACGAAGGTTTGAATATACATCGGGTACCTACTCTAATTTTTTATAAAGATGGAAAAGAGGTCAATCGTATTGTAGAATCTCCAA
Proteins encoded:
- a CDS encoding S41 family peptidase, with the protein product MIRKLFLCVLTISLTACSSVKKYNQQISELHSPGEIHDDIDFIYHKLQKLHPDLYWYISKDSLDEKINTLKKNIKKPISSIAFYKRLAPVIASIRQGHTAIYPPYKKQTKKEKKMKGRRSYPFKSLAFHSVDNKIYVEKNYEKNDTLAVGSEILSVDHEKTSDLLLSFQKLHTGDGYNRTFIPKYTGHGFGVLYARTHQQKDSVLVKLKAGDSIYSRYVHAGYSKKKKTVKKDTITVPVVKQSKADKKIARKKNKAVRKRHNKYGFDTYKKEYNRNFKFITTDSTSAIAYIKIRSFTNGNYKDFYEESFSKIDSATSKNLIIDLRGNLGGRLAEIEELYSYLTDKEYVFIEKAKMTKRLSFLYPIFHTKSWIGKTGAILFSPVLTTYQFFKVKKENGDPYFKFKYSKLRKPKSNSYTGKIYVLIDGESFSASSILSTHLKATKRATFVGEETGGAYNGTIAGFFAYIELPNSKINMRVGLMKINAPHTVEPDGFGIKPDVYIETKNGIDKNLEWVLQDVNK
- a CDS encoding YqaE/Pmp3 family membrane protein, with protein sequence MSIWRVILAIFFPPLSVLDKGCGSVVIVLLLTICGWVPGVIAALVILNNPK
- a CDS encoding response regulator transcription factor; amino-acid sequence: MKLPFLILYFIVLISPKILLAQYEFSGYVDKKNWSGDIYLSLIEDYRKLSGVYPEQIIQKTVSDSMGYFSFSGDNLPLQNHMYRIHIEGCSEDEKKPIHFNGFCPYSKEVLFIANNTDALTLPFSFDNEMFCKIVSNNEKSNAFIKVDSIIGEMRFAFASYRSEANRKINEKKWFATLQRFVKDQNEPLTELYVYAFLSDKANNLYAHYLEDLKQNVYYDNLLERLQKKYPSSTYTKRYEAELASDKFMISPREVSYKNLWLWIVLACAIVLNIFQFLNYRKKVKTSHNSEKNLTQQEQKVLDLILDDKTNKEIASTMFVSISTIKTHINNLYKKLDVSSRDEVKSLNMKK
- a CDS encoding DUF1573 domain-containing protein, whose translation is MKKEFLILASLLVMAVVSCKDDATKKINVENVTVSENRDTKISDFPVMAFTETNHNFGAINEGDIVEHKFTFTNTGKAPLVIISAKGSCGCTVSKWPKEPIAPGATGDMMVTFNSNGKPNLQNKQVTITANTEKGKEILKIKAMVTPRIKAVSGAPISK
- a CDS encoding thioredoxin family protein, producing the protein MKTIICVITSMILSIITLSAQSFNHEIKAEGSSPMLLGKINNQGLTQDPYNEWFSKNYKEYTPKQSSIDSLKTHLSSYTITLFMGTWCGDSKREVPRLYKILKESNFPLDRLTTIAVDRSREAYKQSPGGEHEGLNIHRVPTLIFYKDGKEVNRIVESPKNTLEEDILAILSKNYTPKYSSVILMNDILTKNGASYIFKNTKKLVKKFKDKTQNLYELNTYASVLFYDNRKEEAIAVLDFNTALFPKEANTYVSLANKYLYMDDTVNAIQYYKKSLEFEENKEIQNKIKELSTTPNVSK